The proteins below come from a single Caulobacter segnis ATCC 21756 genomic window:
- a CDS encoding aspartate-semialdehyde dehydrogenase: MGYRVAVVGATGNVGREMFNILEEVKFPVDKMHAIASRKSIGVEVSFGNEILRCEDLEQFDFSKVDIVLMSAGGAISKAWGEKIGAAGPIVIDNSSHFRMDPDVPLVVPEVNPEAVNSIPKNIIANPNCSTAQLVVALKPLHDEAKIKRVVVSTYQSVSGAGKEGMDELWDQTKGVYVLGAPPPKKFTKQIAFNVIPHIDVFLDDGFTKEEWKMTAETQKILDPNIQLVATCVRVPVMVGHSEAVNVEFESPLDEDEAREILREADGVVVVDKREDGGYITPKEAQGEFPVYVSRIRKDPTVENGLVFWCVADNLRKGAALNAVQIAQLLHDKGLIKQKTPA; encoded by the coding sequence ATGGGTTACCGGGTCGCCGTGGTCGGCGCGACGGGCAATGTGGGCCGCGAGATGTTCAACATCCTCGAGGAAGTGAAATTCCCCGTGGACAAGATGCACGCCATCGCCAGCCGCAAATCCATCGGCGTCGAGGTCTCGTTCGGCAACGAAATCCTGCGCTGCGAGGACCTGGAGCAGTTCGACTTCTCCAAGGTCGACATCGTGCTGATGAGCGCCGGCGGCGCCATCTCCAAGGCCTGGGGCGAGAAGATCGGCGCGGCCGGTCCGATCGTCATCGACAATTCCAGCCACTTCCGGATGGACCCGGATGTGCCGCTGGTGGTGCCGGAAGTGAACCCCGAAGCGGTCAACTCCATCCCCAAGAACATCATCGCCAACCCCAACTGCTCGACGGCGCAGCTGGTCGTGGCGCTGAAGCCGCTGCACGACGAGGCCAAGATCAAGCGGGTGGTCGTCTCGACCTACCAGTCGGTCTCGGGCGCGGGCAAGGAAGGCATGGACGAGCTGTGGGACCAGACCAAGGGCGTCTACGTCCTGGGCGCCCCGCCGCCCAAGAAGTTCACCAAGCAGATCGCCTTCAATGTCATCCCCCACATCGACGTCTTCCTGGACGACGGCTTCACCAAGGAAGAGTGGAAGATGACGGCCGAGACCCAGAAGATCCTGGATCCGAACATCCAGCTGGTCGCCACCTGCGTGCGCGTGCCGGTCATGGTCGGCCACTCCGAAGCGGTCAACGTCGAGTTCGAGAGCCCGCTGGACGAGGACGAGGCTCGCGAGATCCTGCGCGAGGCCGACGGCGTCGTCGTGGTCGATAAGCGCGAGGACGGCGGCTACATCACGCCCAAGGAAGCCCAGGGCGAGTTCCCGGTCTATGTCTCGCGCATCCGCAAGGACCCGACCGTCGAGAACGGCCTGGTGTTCTGGTGCGTCGCCGACAATCTGCGCAAGGGCGCGGCGCTGAACGCCGTGCAGATCGCCCAGCTCCTGCACGACAAGGGCCTGATCAAGCAGAAGACCCCCGCCTGA
- a CDS encoding pyridoxal kinase has protein sequence MPLALILSSHVAGSQVGATAQAAALAPFVIDAMVVPTVLFGRHPGWGPPGGAATPIEIFEGMLDGIAANGLFGLTDLVITGYFASPAQVEAAGRAIDAVRAAPRDGAFAPAPTVIVDPTMGDEGKGLYVAAETAEAIAKTLIPRADLVACNAWELQWLTGVDAHEPTAALRAARQLGKPVLVSSVRRGDEIGAVLATADEAWLALHAEIDTAPNGTGDLLTALYAAAVVERQTRSHALARAVGGVAETVSAAQRWNAPELPIVAMGGRLKQTSPSVRIERLA, from the coding sequence ATGCCGCTCGCCCTGATCCTCTCCAGCCACGTCGCCGGCAGCCAGGTCGGCGCGACCGCCCAGGCCGCCGCCCTCGCGCCCTTTGTGATCGACGCCATGGTCGTCCCGACCGTGCTGTTCGGCCGCCATCCCGGCTGGGGCCCGCCCGGCGGCGCGGCGACGCCGATCGAGATCTTCGAGGGCATGCTGGACGGGATCGCCGCCAACGGGCTGTTCGGCCTGACCGACCTCGTCATCACCGGCTATTTCGCCAGCCCCGCCCAGGTTGAGGCGGCCGGGCGCGCCATCGACGCCGTTCGCGCCGCGCCCCGCGACGGGGCCTTCGCGCCGGCTCCGACCGTGATCGTCGATCCGACGATGGGCGACGAAGGCAAGGGCCTCTACGTCGCCGCCGAGACCGCCGAAGCGATCGCCAAGACCCTGATCCCGCGCGCCGACCTCGTCGCCTGCAACGCCTGGGAGCTGCAGTGGCTGACAGGCGTGGACGCTCATGAGCCGACGGCCGCCCTGCGGGCCGCGCGCCAGCTAGGCAAGCCGGTTCTCGTTTCGTCGGTGCGGCGCGGCGACGAGATCGGCGCGGTCCTGGCGACCGCCGACGAAGCCTGGCTGGCCTTGCACGCCGAGATCGACACGGCGCCCAACGGAACCGGCGACCTCCTGACCGCGCTCTATGCGGCGGCCGTGGTCGAGAGGCAGACGCGCTCGCACGCCCTGGCCCGCGCCGTCGGCGGCGTCGCCGAGACGGTCTCGGCGGCCCAGCGGTGGAACGCGCCCGAATTGCCGATCGTGGCCATGGGCGGCCGCCTGAAGCAAACCTCTCCCTCTGTCCGCATCGAACGGCTGGCTTAA
- a CDS encoding energy transducer TonB, with protein MLSRKILAAMLMAGVSLTAAHADDNDEGPPQTGWRPRFVTSVPDAKMKAAFPKGATVTGRALLGCVATKDGKLADCKVLKEAPAGQGFGEAALSVVGYERIKTTDETGASVEGRPVKSLLEFLAPGDANPDWIRKPNGRDLANVFPKAALDKRVGGRATIHCKVTVEGFLDACKVRSEEPAGMNFGAAGLQLAPQFRLSPKIRGGKAVPGGDVSIPIIWEAPTGAAPLNTTPIVLDPPWTRVPTQAEVAAVWPKGAAGLSSGQAALRCVLAKTGQLRSCDVISEEPRGKGFGRAAQDLSKLFQVNVAPDDKHLRDYKVDVPFRFRDPASPDNRKLTKPRWVATLTPEGMALIYPEAALKAKVLAGQAAATCVVTAEGRLANCEAARETPAGLDFGAAAIKAAALMRMNPWTKEGDTLDGLKVTVPFQFSMDSSAPAEPAKPAPGGQP; from the coding sequence ATGCTGTCGCGTAAAATTCTGGCGGCCATGCTGATGGCCGGGGTTTCGCTTACCGCCGCTCACGCCGACGACAATGATGAAGGCCCGCCGCAGACCGGCTGGCGTCCTCGCTTCGTCACCTCCGTGCCGGACGCCAAGATGAAGGCCGCCTTCCCGAAGGGCGCCACGGTGACGGGCCGCGCCCTGCTGGGATGCGTCGCGACAAAGGACGGCAAGCTCGCCGACTGCAAGGTGCTGAAGGAGGCGCCGGCGGGCCAGGGCTTCGGCGAGGCGGCGCTGTCGGTGGTGGGCTACGAGCGCATCAAGACCACGGACGAGACGGGCGCCTCCGTCGAAGGCCGCCCGGTGAAAAGTCTCTTGGAGTTTCTCGCGCCCGGCGACGCCAATCCCGATTGGATCCGCAAGCCGAACGGACGCGACCTGGCCAATGTCTTTCCGAAAGCGGCGCTGGATAAGCGAGTGGGCGGCCGCGCGACCATCCATTGCAAGGTCACGGTCGAAGGCTTCCTAGACGCTTGCAAGGTTCGCTCCGAAGAGCCGGCGGGCATGAATTTCGGCGCGGCGGGCCTTCAATTGGCTCCGCAGTTCCGCTTGTCGCCCAAGATCCGTGGCGGCAAGGCCGTGCCCGGCGGCGACGTCTCCATTCCGATCATCTGGGAGGCGCCGACGGGCGCCGCGCCGCTGAACACCACGCCCATCGTGCTCGATCCGCCTTGGACCCGCGTGCCCACCCAGGCCGAGGTCGCCGCGGTCTGGCCAAAGGGCGCGGCGGGTTTGTCGTCGGGCCAAGCCGCCCTGCGCTGCGTCCTGGCCAAGACGGGTCAACTGCGGTCTTGCGACGTCATTTCCGAGGAGCCCCGCGGCAAGGGCTTCGGGCGCGCCGCTCAGGACCTCTCCAAGCTGTTCCAGGTGAATGTCGCCCCGGACGACAAGCATCTTCGCGACTACAAGGTCGATGTGCCCTTCCGCTTCCGCGATCCGGCCTCGCCCGACAATCGCAAGCTGACCAAGCCGCGCTGGGTCGCGACCCTGACGCCCGAGGGCATGGCGCTCATCTATCCGGAGGCCGCGCTCAAGGCCAAGGTGCTGGCCGGCCAGGCGGCGGCCACCTGCGTGGTCACCGCCGAGGGACGGCTCGCCAACTGCGAAGCCGCCCGCGAGACGCCGGCGGGGCTCGACTTCGGCGCGGCCGCCATCAAGGCCGCGGCGCTGATGCGCATGAACCCCTGGACCAAGGAGGGCGACACGCTTGATGGCCTTAAGGTCACGGTGCCGTTCCAGTTCAGCATGGACAGCAGCGCGCCCGCCGAGCCGGCCAAGCCCGCGCCGGGCGGCCAGCCCTGA
- a CDS encoding metallopeptidase family protein, producing the protein MTWSDRLAPSLDDFAALGKAAFDALPDGFRQLAGDVVIRVDDFPDEEVLDALGIQDPFELTGLYQGVDLGQRSVLDFATQPSRVFLYRRPILDEWAERGDVSLGDLITHVLVHEIGHHFGLSDDDIHRIEDEA; encoded by the coding sequence ATGACCTGGTCCGACCGCCTCGCCCCGTCGCTGGACGACTTCGCCGCCCTGGGCAAGGCGGCCTTCGACGCCCTGCCAGACGGCTTCCGCCAACTGGCCGGCGACGTCGTGATCCGGGTCGACGATTTCCCGGACGAAGAGGTCCTCGACGCTCTGGGCATCCAGGACCCGTTCGAGCTGACCGGCCTCTATCAGGGCGTCGATCTGGGCCAGCGCTCGGTGCTGGACTTCGCGACCCAGCCGTCGCGGGTGTTCCTGTATCGCCGCCCGATCCTCGACGAATGGGCCGAACGGGGCGACGTCAGCCTCGGCGACCTGATCACCCACGTGCTGGTCCACGAGATCGGTCACCACTTCGGCCTGTCGGACGACGACATCCACCGCATCGAGGACGAGGCATGA
- a CDS encoding helix-turn-helix domain-containing protein, producing MRDELAAFTGHGEWKFPDAGLLATSVGRGWSGVAAEMRNHPAGEIPDIVSEHLEITLALAGDGSATVTRRGDGERQEARVTTGAIWLCPPAVREDSIRISGDLSRILHIYLPADRFGDLGGRLASRRLSASAIRYASDVDDQVLLGLGMALSAELAEETSGGRLLTDCLSLALTARLASVHAGDVSAWADAAPGGLDPRRLQRVLDFIEDNIEAALGIEDLAAIACLSPFHFARAFKVAMGVPPHRYVAGRRMSRAKSLLAGGAVPVAEIAYRCGFSSVSSFGRAFKRASGVSPAAYAALN from the coding sequence ATGCGTGACGAGTTGGCAGCGTTCACGGGGCATGGGGAGTGGAAGTTCCCCGACGCTGGCCTGCTGGCCACGTCGGTGGGGCGCGGCTGGTCGGGCGTCGCGGCCGAGATGCGCAACCATCCGGCTGGCGAGATTCCGGACATCGTCTCCGAGCATCTGGAGATCACCCTCGCCCTGGCCGGCGACGGTTCGGCGACGGTGACGCGGCGGGGCGACGGCGAGCGCCAGGAGGCCCGGGTGACGACGGGCGCGATCTGGCTCTGCCCGCCGGCGGTGCGCGAGGATTCGATCCGGATCAGCGGCGATCTTTCGCGGATCCTGCACATCTATCTGCCCGCCGACCGGTTCGGCGACCTGGGCGGACGTCTGGCCAGTCGGCGCTTGTCCGCCAGCGCGATCCGCTATGCGTCGGACGTCGACGACCAGGTGCTGCTTGGCCTGGGGATGGCGCTATCGGCCGAGCTCGCGGAGGAGACCTCCGGCGGACGCTTGCTGACCGACTGCCTTTCCCTGGCCCTGACCGCGCGGTTGGCGAGCGTCCACGCCGGCGATGTGTCCGCATGGGCCGACGCGGCGCCGGGCGGGCTCGATCCGCGCCGCCTCCAGCGCGTGCTGGACTTCATTGAGGACAATATAGAGGCGGCGCTTGGGATCGAGGACCTCGCGGCGATCGCCTGTCTCAGTCCCTTCCACTTCGCGCGCGCCTTCAAGGTGGCCATGGGCGTTCCGCCCCATCGCTACGTCGCGGGCCGGCGGATGAGCCGCGCCAAGTCGCTTCTGGCGGGAGGCGCGGTCCCGGTGGCCGAGATCGCTTATCGCTGCGGCTTCTCGTCGGTGTCCAGCTTCGGGCGAGCCTTCAAGCGCGCCAGCGGCGTCAGTCCGGCGGCGTACGCCGCGCTGAACTAG
- the ahcY gene encoding adenosylhomocysteinase, with protein MADYIVKDISLADYGRKEIAIAETEMPGLMATRAEYGPKQVLKGARIAGSLHMTIQTAVLIETLVALGAEVRWASCNIFSTQDHAAAAIAAADIPVFAFKGENLVEYWEYAHKIFEWHDGGYPNLILDDGGDATLLCVLGPKAEKDPSILNNPQNEEEEALYAVMKKYLAEKPGFYSAIRAAIGGVSEETTTGVHRLYQMAQKGELPFPAINVNDSVTKSKFDNLYGCRESLVDAIRRGTDVMLSGKVAVVCGYGDVGKGSAASLRQGGARVIVTEVDPICALQAAMEGYEVQTLNDVADKADIFVTATGNKDVITLDDMRKMKNNAIVCNIGHFDSEIQIAALRNYKWDEIKPQVHHVEFPDGKKLIVLSEGRLVNLGNATGHPSFVMSASFTNQTLAQIELWTNKDKYDNKVYTLPKHLDEKVAFLHLEKLGAKLTTLRKDQADYIGVPEKGPFKPDHYRY; from the coding sequence GTGGCCGACTACATCGTCAAGGACATCTCGCTCGCCGATTACGGCCGCAAGGAAATCGCCATCGCCGAGACCGAGATGCCGGGCCTGATGGCCACGCGCGCGGAGTACGGTCCCAAGCAGGTCCTGAAGGGCGCCCGCATCGCCGGCAGCCTGCACATGACCATCCAGACCGCCGTGCTGATCGAGACGCTCGTCGCGCTCGGCGCCGAAGTTCGCTGGGCCTCGTGCAACATCTTCTCGACCCAGGACCACGCCGCGGCCGCCATCGCCGCCGCCGACATCCCGGTCTTCGCCTTCAAGGGCGAGAACCTGGTCGAGTACTGGGAATACGCCCACAAGATCTTCGAGTGGCATGACGGCGGCTACCCGAACCTGATCCTGGACGACGGCGGCGACGCCACCCTGCTCTGCGTGCTGGGCCCCAAGGCCGAGAAGGATCCCTCGATCCTGAACAACCCGCAGAACGAAGAGGAAGAAGCCCTCTACGCCGTGATGAAGAAGTACCTGGCCGAAAAGCCGGGCTTCTACTCGGCGATCCGCGCGGCCATCGGCGGCGTGTCGGAAGAGACCACCACGGGCGTCCACCGCCTGTACCAGATGGCGCAGAAGGGCGAGCTGCCGTTCCCGGCCATCAACGTCAACGACAGCGTCACCAAGTCCAAGTTCGACAACCTCTATGGCTGCCGTGAAAGCCTGGTCGACGCGATCCGTCGCGGCACCGACGTCATGCTGTCGGGCAAGGTCGCGGTGGTCTGCGGCTACGGCGACGTGGGCAAGGGCTCGGCCGCCTCGCTGCGCCAAGGCGGCGCTCGCGTGATCGTCACCGAAGTCGATCCGATCTGCGCCCTACAGGCGGCGATGGAAGGCTACGAAGTCCAGACCCTGAACGATGTCGCCGACAAGGCCGACATCTTCGTGACGGCGACCGGCAACAAGGACGTCATCACGCTGGACGACATGCGGAAGATGAAAAACAACGCCATCGTCTGCAACATCGGCCACTTCGACTCGGAAATTCAGATCGCGGCCCTGCGCAACTACAAGTGGGACGAGATCAAGCCGCAGGTCCACCACGTGGAATTCCCGGACGGCAAGAAGCTGATCGTGCTGTCGGAAGGTCGCCTGGTGAACCTGGGCAACGCCACCGGCCACCCCAGCTTCGTGATGTCGGCCAGCTTCACCAACCAGACCCTGGCCCAGATCGAGCTTTGGACCAACAAGGACAAGTACGACAACAAGGTCTACACCCTGCCCAAGCACCTGGACGAGAAGGTCGCCTTCCTGCACCTGGAAAAGCTGGGCGCGAAGCTGACCACGCTGCGCAAGGACCAGGCCGACTATATCGGCGTGCCGGAAAAGGGTCCGTTCAAGCCGGATCACTACCGCTACTAG
- the divL gene encoding cell cycle protein kinase DivL → MTSYDLILAAAAGAVCLALCVALWAFGQRRGFEARIAALKARLALQGGDAEAPAWVEAFDSAVIAVEGGRASLMAGAEGLDACAQVLGVSPDVQAVVAALGGADPDHAQKLSALFERGQSCAFDARGQGGWVSVEGRAAGAMAWLRLAPVSGHDAGLPSAARFAAFVDSVVEPAWIAGADGQAVWGNTAFVRAVGAGSASAPALLGKSFDRAVDAMVVEAATKGERSEAIRWVNLEGRRRAFRLSAQPLEGGGVGVFCADVTEIEDVRDAFKKHVEAHDETLNHIAEAVAIFSATRRLSFHNTAFAELWGLEPAWLADRPTHGEILDRLRQRRRLPETIDYAVWKAAELARYESLGPQADDLWHLPDGRTLKVVRQPHPLGGMLLIYSDITGELRLKAQYNALIQVQQATLDKLNDAVAVFGSDGRLRLHNEAFETFWNVTPHALEAAGDFEGVVELCVPRLHDLAFWRELKGRVADPDPQMRAPTSGEVRTSDDRIVVYQSRPLPDGATLIAFADVTDTRELQSALADRSAALDEAERLKRDFVGNVSYELRTPLTTIIGYSELLERADGLSERGRNHVAAVRAAATQLARSIDDVLDMAQIDAGEMALEIQDIRVSDLLMNAQERALKDAQLGGVTLAVECEEDVGLIRGDAKRLAQTLDHLVENALRQTPPGGRVTLSARRALGEVRLDVSDTGRGVPFHVQAHIFDRFVGRDRGGPGLGLALVKALVELHGGWVALESEPGNGSTFTCHLPETQQPGAMQPELGF, encoded by the coding sequence ATGACTTCGTATGACCTGATCCTCGCGGCCGCGGCCGGGGCGGTGTGCCTCGCGCTTTGCGTCGCCCTGTGGGCGTTCGGCCAGCGGCGGGGCTTCGAGGCGCGGATCGCCGCCCTGAAGGCGCGGCTGGCCCTGCAAGGCGGCGACGCCGAGGCGCCGGCCTGGGTCGAGGCCTTCGACTCCGCCGTCATCGCCGTCGAGGGCGGTCGCGCCAGCCTGATGGCCGGCGCCGAGGGGCTGGACGCCTGCGCCCAGGTGCTGGGCGTGTCTCCCGACGTGCAGGCGGTGGTCGCCGCGCTGGGCGGCGCCGATCCCGATCACGCGCAGAAACTTTCGGCCCTGTTCGAGCGCGGCCAGTCATGCGCCTTCGACGCGCGCGGCCAGGGCGGTTGGGTGTCCGTCGAGGGGCGGGCGGCCGGCGCCATGGCCTGGCTGCGCCTCGCGCCGGTCAGCGGCCACGACGCGGGCCTGCCCTCGGCCGCCCGCTTCGCGGCTTTCGTCGACAGCGTAGTCGAGCCCGCCTGGATCGCCGGGGCCGACGGTCAGGCGGTCTGGGGCAACACGGCTTTCGTGCGGGCGGTCGGCGCCGGTTCGGCCTCGGCCCCGGCGCTGCTGGGCAAGAGCTTCGATCGCGCCGTGGACGCCATGGTCGTCGAGGCCGCCACCAAGGGCGAGCGCAGCGAGGCGATCCGCTGGGTCAATCTGGAGGGCCGCCGCCGCGCCTTCCGCCTCTCGGCCCAGCCTCTGGAAGGCGGCGGGGTGGGCGTCTTCTGCGCCGACGTCACCGAAATCGAGGACGTCCGCGACGCCTTCAAGAAGCACGTCGAGGCCCACGACGAGACCCTCAACCACATCGCCGAGGCCGTGGCGATCTTCAGCGCCACGCGGCGCCTGTCGTTCCACAACACCGCCTTCGCCGAGCTGTGGGGCCTGGAGCCCGCCTGGCTGGCCGACCGTCCGACCCACGGCGAGATCCTCGACCGCCTGCGCCAGCGCCGCCGCCTGCCCGAGACGATCGACTACGCCGTCTGGAAGGCCGCCGAGCTGGCCCGCTACGAGAGCCTGGGCCCGCAGGCCGACGACCTCTGGCACCTGCCCGACGGCCGGACGCTGAAGGTCGTGCGCCAGCCGCACCCGCTGGGCGGCATGCTGCTGATCTATTCCGACATCACCGGCGAGCTGCGCCTGAAGGCCCAGTACAACGCCCTGATCCAGGTGCAGCAGGCGACGCTGGACAAGCTGAACGACGCCGTGGCCGTGTTCGGCTCGGACGGCCGCCTGCGCCTGCACAACGAAGCCTTCGAGACCTTCTGGAACGTCACGCCGCACGCCCTGGAAGCGGCGGGCGACTTCGAGGGCGTGGTCGAACTGTGCGTGCCGCGCCTGCACGACCTCGCCTTCTGGCGCGAACTGAAGGGCCGCGTGGCCGATCCGGACCCGCAGATGCGCGCGCCCACCTCGGGCGAGGTGCGCACCTCGGACGACCGCATCGTCGTCTACCAGAGCCGTCCCCTGCCGGACGGCGCGACCCTGATCGCCTTCGCCGACGTCACCGACACCCGCGAGCTGCAGAGCGCTCTGGCCGACCGCTCGGCGGCCCTGGACGAGGCCGAGCGCCTGAAGCGCGACTTCGTTGGCAACGTCTCCTACGAACTGCGCACGCCGCTGACGACGATCATCGGCTATTCGGAACTGCTGGAGCGGGCCGACGGCCTGTCCGAGCGCGGCCGCAACCACGTCGCCGCCGTCCGCGCCGCCGCCACCCAGCTGGCCCGCTCGATCGACGATGTCCTGGACATGGCCCAGATCGACGCCGGCGAGATGGCGCTGGAGATTCAGGACATCCGCGTCTCGGACCTGCTGATGAACGCCCAGGAGCGGGCCCTGAAGGACGCCCAGCTGGGCGGGGTCACTCTGGCGGTCGAGTGCGAGGAGGACGTCGGCCTGATCCGCGGCGACGCCAAGCGCCTGGCCCAGACGCTGGACCACCTGGTCGAGAACGCCCTGCGCCAGACCCCGCCGGGCGGCCGCGTCACCCTGTCGGCCCGCCGGGCCTTGGGCGAGGTGCGGCTGGACGTCTCGGACACCGGCCGCGGCGTGCCGTTCCACGTCCAGGCCCATATCTTCGACCGCTTCGTCGGCCGCGATCGCGGCGGTCCGGGTCTCGGCCTGGCCCTCGTCAAGGCGCTGGTCGAGCTGCACGGCGGCTGGGTGGCGCTGGAGAGCGAGCCCGGCAATGGTTCGACCTTCACCTGCCACCTGCCCGAGACACAGCAGCCGGGCGCGATGCAGCCGGAGCTGGGGTTCTAG
- a CDS encoding SWIM zinc finger family protein: MSPHPGPIFDTDAWRERMDERWFDTGVAIAEKGDVDLVAIEDEKVTAHVTGSVGDLYVVELRAPAGEGTCTCPGFEKFGACKHQAAVVAAANGADLGKVRDRMARLRDGLAVDSKEALIERLAELARLQPAVLAALEGRS, translated from the coding sequence ATGAGCCCCCATCCTGGCCCAATCTTCGATACAGACGCCTGGCGCGAGCGCATGGACGAACGCTGGTTCGACACCGGCGTGGCTATCGCCGAAAAGGGTGATGTCGACCTCGTGGCGATCGAGGACGAGAAGGTCACGGCCCATGTCACCGGCAGCGTCGGCGACCTCTACGTGGTGGAGCTCCGCGCCCCGGCCGGCGAAGGGACCTGCACCTGCCCCGGCTTCGAGAAATTCGGCGCCTGCAAGCACCAGGCGGCCGTAGTCGCCGCCGCCAACGGGGCGGACCTCGGCAAGGTTCGCGACCGGATGGCCCGCCTGCGCGACGGCCTGGCCGTGGACAGCAAGGAAGCCCTGATCGAACGCCTCGCGGAGCTGGCCCGCCTTCAGCCGGCGGTTCTGGCGGCGCTGGAGGGGCGGAGCTAG
- the rarD gene encoding EamA family transporter RarD, producing MSASVNETRDEGRAALAAGIGCYTLWGFLPLYFHLLSTLGVGSWEMIAHRTLWAAPWALLIVLLARQAGQVAAVLRQPKTLFVLALSTLAIFVNWSIYVFAVNAGHVIETSLGYYINPLMNMAAGALLFRERISREGAIAIGLAAVGVAIQTAALGHLPIISLGVALSFCCYAILRKQVKADAQTGLFIECAYLAIPGLLYVMHLQTTGAGHLGAGMGVTTLLLLAGPATVVPLALFAWSARRMPLSAMGFLQFIAPSLQFAVGVSLGEPFTPLRALSFAFIWLGVAVFAYGAWKKTRVLATP from the coding sequence ATGTCGGCGAGCGTGAACGAGACCCGAGACGAAGGACGCGCGGCCCTGGCCGCCGGCATTGGCTGCTACACCCTGTGGGGCTTCCTGCCGCTGTACTTCCACCTGCTGTCCACCCTGGGCGTGGGCTCGTGGGAGATGATCGCCCACCGCACCCTGTGGGCCGCGCCGTGGGCGTTGCTGATCGTGCTGCTGGCCCGCCAAGCCGGCCAGGTCGCGGCCGTGCTGCGCCAGCCCAAGACCCTGTTCGTCCTGGCGCTCTCGACCCTGGCGATCTTCGTCAACTGGTCGATCTACGTCTTCGCGGTCAACGCCGGGCACGTGATCGAGACCAGCCTGGGCTATTACATCAACCCGCTGATGAACATGGCGGCGGGGGCGTTGCTGTTCCGCGAGCGGATCAGCCGCGAGGGCGCCATCGCGATCGGCCTGGCCGCCGTCGGCGTGGCCATCCAGACCGCCGCCCTGGGCCATCTGCCGATCATCTCGCTGGGCGTCGCGCTCAGCTTCTGCTGCTACGCCATCCTGCGCAAACAGGTGAAGGCCGACGCCCAGACCGGCCTCTTCATCGAGTGCGCGTATCTGGCGATCCCGGGCCTTCTGTACGTGATGCACCTGCAGACGACGGGCGCGGGCCACCTGGGCGCGGGCATGGGCGTCACGACCCTGCTGCTGCTGGCGGGCCCCGCGACCGTCGTGCCCTTGGCCCTGTTCGCCTGGTCGGCGCGACGGATGCCGCTGAGCGCCATGGGCTTCCTGCAGTTCATCGCCCCCTCGCTGCAGTTCGCGGTCGGGGTGTCGCTCGGCGAGCCGTTCACGCCGCTGCGCGCGCTGTCGTTCGCGTTCATCTGGCTGGGCGTGGCGGTGTTCGCCTACGGCGCCTGGAAGAAGACGCGGGTGCTGGCGACGCCCTAA